AGAACTACCTCAAAAGGCAGCGTCTCTTCGGAGCTGttattttcttaaatgagccgcggcaattttTCAAATGAGCTTCCAACACTAGACAAACGCCTTAATTTTCAACGCGATCACCTTGTACCTAAAACTAAGCAGTCATTTTTCCTCCGATTCGGCTTCAAATTGCctagcatattttaaactaataggcctatctgttaaccggtttcaaccggcTAATGAGGCTCGGTGGTCGGTCaagaacattttttgttttcgCCATCCTTAAAACAGTGTATCTATATTTTGAAGTTGTATTTATgtgacattttaattttgtttccCTGTTCTTATTATATCATTATATCGGTTTTGAATTACTTGagaaattcttaattaaatattaGACAACCATCAAATGGTGCATGGTATCCTAATTAGAGGAGGGgaggaaaaaaagaaaatttcaCCACAAATTTCTAACCATTACCACCacaaaatctgtcattttgatAGCAAAAACCACAAAAATAAATCGCAAAATCCTGGAGGGACTGGTCTTTACTATCTTATCAATATGAGCCGAATCTGATATAGAAAATGCAGatgatttaaacttttaaacatAAATTTTGTCCTGTGTTTAGTAGTATAAATCACTATCCATTTGGACTGTATTGGAAGGGCCAGCCTGGGCACCCTTCACTTTTTGTTTGACAGAAAAAAGTGCCACATTGTTGCATGACTTAAGCCAGATTTGAACCCAAGCATCAACATCTCCTTGAATATTATAACCATCTGCGTTAAACTATGCCaccatttttatttctttttaacaCATTACAGACATTTCTCAAATTTAGTTTTTACTTTGTCATTATGGAGTGTAGagaaatgagggagaaaaaaatactatgctTGTAGTATCAGGCTCCAACATAACAAGGGTGTCTAAAACCTTTTTAGATTCCATTATAAAATATCAATTCCAAAATGCTTAACTACGTAGGATTGCATTTTTACAAGAATGTTTCAACTGTGGGAACTATGCAAAATATTAATAAAGGGTGCAAAGTCTGTTTCAATTGCACTGATTGGACAGCACTAATCTGGATGAGATTACAGATACTGTGACATTTTGTATTCCCTGTGTATTCCTACAAGGATTTACTTAACATTTACGGTAACAGTAACAAACCAGGGTAAGCTACTGAGAGAAATGGTAAAAGAAGTGAACAAAGTCTTCCTAACACCCCACGCCTGTTCTGAGCTCCTATCTGTACAACCATTAACATCTCCCTTCATCCCACCTCTCGCTCTCGATTCTCAATCTGCACTTAGGATCTGCAAGATGAGTGTGTCTTCTTTACCTAGAAACTAATCCTGAAGGCATCAAGCCTCAAAGGTCTTACTGAAAGTTTGTGCAGACCAGCTATTGCTTTTCTGTACTCAGATCTTCAACAGATCCCTGGAAGGCTGCAGTTACTTCTTATTTCAACTGCTTCATCATCATCCCCATCCCAACATAACCAAAGATCACAGGGCTAAATGACTACATTGATATCGGTCTTTAATTTGATAGACTGGTGTTACTTAGGACAGCAACAGATCCCTGCTGGATCGCAGTTGACCGGTAGTTGCAAAGATATTTATAGGACCAAAAACTTTatgaccacaaaggaagatattttaaggaatgtttgaaaccaaactgatcatggaagtgaaaataatactatgtaagcgaatggggctcatgatcagtttggtttcaaacattcctcaaaatatcttcctttgtgtttatcagaacttattacacggctctctggaatgcttgattctgattggtcagttgagacatttgcaggttcgttcttttcgaataataaccgctccaaaataataacgcatagccggtactccttttacgagtaagatcgctccgcgccaataaagatcaataaagattactgtctgtttggcgccatcttgtgacaaacactggacaaccacgacaagacacagagagcttactgagactgaacttgacaaaatagagcatgacagctacgaagccaacacacaaaaaaatacagaatgggcattaaaacttctcaaagactggctaaaagagaaaaaaatggagacagacaagtatgaagcagaggatcttaataaggtattacgatcattttatgcatctgtgcaaagtttcgcggaaggataaaaatgttaatttaaaacaaatatgccaataaaatgtttcaaattcatattcatgtccagttttttttcttatgtgacaagtagccgtgtaataagcgggataatgtagagtcagccggtagttatcgggaaataagccccttcagtgtgatacaagaccctccgcttcgcgtcgggtcctgatcacactgtcggggcttatttcccgataactaccggctgcctctacattatcccttacaaagaaatgtatacaggtttgtaacaacatataagtaaatgacataattttcatttttgggtgaactatccctttaaggttagCAAATTTTCTAAAATGGACTATTGAAATAAATTGTTACCCTACAGGCgacaaaatgtaatttaatttatttattacatttttatttttttactctagtattttactttactttttacatTTGGATGTCGGCACTGGAAGCTCCAGTCCTAAAATACTTGCCAATAAAGCTTTTCTAATTCTGTTTATTGCATTTCTGCACTGGGTATAGGCACGATTGCCTTGTTATAGTTGCAGAGCTGAAGTCCATGAAATCAAATATGTCTTTGCTTCATGCAAGTCATGTCTCTGTGTCAATAACTCATAAAAATTATATCTTAGGCTGGATTGTCTTTACACAATACCTACGAAAACCATCATGCAACAAAGGGGCTTAATTTTTGACTTGAGAGAATGCAGATCTATAAATAGCTTCCAAAAATGAAGGGAAATTGCATGAAATTTGTTTATGCATCCTCAGCTACACCTACAGATGCACATACAACACTATGATCATGCGATATTAGCTACACTTTACAGAACCATTGTTCATGCAACACAATGAGCGCATTACATATAACCGGAGAAAATGAAACCCTAAAgtaataatgtaaagaacaaacGCTAGCTTCTTAAATGaacaaatatgtttattatttctCTGTTCTGTGTAGGATGTTAAGGTCCCTCAGTTAATTTCATCCAATCTATCTGATACACGTTGCTGTTCAAGCCTGCAGCAGAAAATATCTTGATACTACAATAAAGAAGCTCAATTATTATAACAAAGGcagttcaaaaaaaaaaaaagaattaacTGGGATTAAAGTTATCAACTGGGAAACACAAACTTAAATTTAAGTGTGGTTCTCCCATTAAGCTATCATATGCCTTTAGAAAAATGTAGGCCTAAATAATGAATTCTCATTTTGGAgggaactatttctttaaagatAAATAGACATTTAAGATAAAACAAGAATAGTCAACTTACTGTTTAATAAGCAGCATCAATTCATCATATTTCTGGAACATTTCCTTTGCATCAACAGACTCCATACATCTATTAAAATTCAAATAAAtttgttattataatatttatatgggtaatatttatataaactcaaagaattgttattttttacgGGTGGTTGACGAATCTGAAGTTATTATAAGGAATCTGTATGCGTTCTTGCAACTGCTGGACAAATTTCAGGCCTCCCGTGACAACAGGCATATTCTTGGGAACGGGCATATGGCCTGAAAGATCAATAACCAGAAGACAATAAAGATGTGACAAGAAAAACCTAAATTAACAAACACAACAAGCTGTACTTTTGTTTATTACAGTACGAAGGCATCTAACCTTGAGATTCCTCTGCTTGAATCTGGCTTGTCAAGAGTGTTTTGCAACAGTTTAGTTCACTGTCAAACATTTTGATCAGCATCGGATATCTTGACTGAGCATCGGCTGCTATCAGGGGTCGTTCCAAAAGACTGCCAAACATTTCCAGAACCTGCCAAGCaaagtttcttcaaaaaaatcTACTTCCAAAAACCTTTAGATACTTTTTGAGGTTCACTGCACTATTAATTGTACATTGTAGCTACTGTCTTACTTACCTTTAAACTGCTCCCCAAATCAGAAGCATCATCAAATCCACGACAAAAGATTGTACCCAAGCACCGGTCAGTATCCTCCACTTTGTGCTGGAACTTCATGACATCAGCCTCAAACTCCTACAAAGAAACCTATTTTCTTAACCCCTTAACTGGCACAAACCCCTTTTGAGTGGGGGGGAGAAACTGTGATGTATAAACTGTgaccttcaaattaatataactctggcatttgttggtctagaagcctaatcttggtcttgttttaaagaagacaatttaaGGTTTTCACAGAACTATCTGATGTATtcaatattaaataaagttgaggcagtttaaatatattttaataaataaaaataatgcaataacataaattgtataaattaaattataaaaattaaaatgtttcacaaaagtaataataatgtaaacatgaagcCACAAGTCTCAAGTAGTTCTGAtccaaatttcaacttttagtggttttaccaacaacggccactgGCAACGGTTAGCTGCATACtcgtcacaaattaataaattaaaattaatatgcattcctatgggggggtcatgtaacaaaaaaaacGGTGACTACATTATTTCTATCATTAGATGACCATGAAAAATGACAACTACACTCTGACAGCTTACCAGTGATacatagtttgtcatgatttgtttaggtttagagtagggttttagtgttataatgttaaaaaaaagggcCTACCTGTGGGCCCGTGAccttttagaaactgactcttACTACATCACAATTCACCTAAAAtggtgatgaaatatgaaaacttcACTCTttgacctttccaacaatatatagtttgtcaagattgttTAGGTTTAGAATATGGTATTAGTGcttcaaatatataataacAAAGTGGGCTTACCTGTGGGCCATGgtattttagaaaatgactcTCACTTTGTCATTCCTTTACCAAAATGGtgataataaatgaaaatacaCTCTTCGAGCTTTAAAACGATACATAGTTTGTCATGACTGGATAAgaattcacatgcaaaacactgaagAAAACGTAGGTGTCCCGCTGGCGAGACAGTGACATTGCGCAGGATATGAATTGTTTGAGGCACACTCTTTTCATACATTAATGAATAactctccctacataatttatttttataaaacactgttgaaaaatgtattctagaggcttagacctttccaataATACATAGTTTGTTGTGATATAAAAATGTACATGCAAATGTAATTAATGTAAATTAATGTAAATTCAGGTGTCCAGCTCAAGGGACGGTGCCAGTTAAGGGGTTTAAAAGATCTTTATCcctgtttgttttgttgtgatatttaaatgttaacttACCATGTTACTAAGATCAAGGCAATCATATGTCTTCTCTGAGAATACTTTGTATGTCTCCAAGAATTCCTCATGTAACCACTGGACCTGCTGACTGAGAGATTTCCCTCGAATGCCTCCTAACACAACCTTTTCCAACTTCATCATATCAACGACAGTCAGCAGTAGCGTCTAAACAATGACATTAAAAGATACTGTAATAAACCCAGACAATAACCTCAGTGTCAGTACCATCAGAATATCTACTGTACACACAAATAACATACCCTCGCTATAGGTATCAAAGCCTTGCCTTGAGAAATGATTATATGTATGATGGCTTTAACCACCATAGACATTCAGATAAAacaaagtttgatttaatttcTACTCCTTACCCATTATTTCACaatattgttaaaataattatttaattattttaaatgtttcccatcattttaaattatttacttaCTTCAATTGTTCTTAGTCTCTTCAAAAAGTGATCAAGACGAACAGACACCATGAGCGGGGAGAAATCCCAGGGCTTAACCTTCTTCTCATTTCTTTGGTACTGACTCAGGTTGGCCTTTCTGTCCTCGTATGTGCTCTTGAAATGTGTAAGAACATCTATAGCAGTTTGAACTTGTGAGAGGCTCTCCATCACATCACCCTTTAGGATGTCTTCTGGGTTCAGGTAACTCCGAGCCTATAAAAATAACACTGATTTCAGATCCTATCACTACTGGGCACAACATAACTGCTGTAAACAGAATCTTAAGCTTTAATATAAAAGTGCAAAACTTACAAGGTACAAAAAAATCTAGTGACTTCCGGAGGTCAAGCTGAATTTTACCGTTTATTGTACAGCATATGACGTTTTAGGCTggtcaaaatataaaataaacccCTGATTTCTGTGATTCTTACTTTATAGCTAAAAACATTaagtaaacacaaaaaaaaataattcaataaactggtcgtattattattattatttaaataagtcCCTGAGAAGTGCTTTTTGTTTATGTGAGATTAAAGTGTTTATATTTACACTAGTCAACATCTGAAATGGATCAAAGTCTTTTATAAAAGTTGTCAAAAAATTTTGAACAATACTTGTACTCGTCTAGGACAAAAAAAACGTTgattaacttttttgatccacttcaaatgttgacgactactgtatatatataaataatcaggaacaaaacaaaacattaaagcaGCCTTATGATACAAAGTGCTTACAAACTTGTGGCATCTCTGAAAATTAAcaatacacaaataaataaaaacagtgaCACGTAATTCTAGCTCGATACATAAAATACCTGCTGGATGAGAAGGTTGCTGATCTCTTGTAAAAGCACAGTGACTCTGGCTGGGGTGTTGTAGTATTTAGAGTTGGCCCAGATCACACAGACGGTGTGCATAAGGGCAACAATACTCCCCTTCACCTTTATGAAGTCTTGAGTCTCCAGGTCGTCTATAGGTTTCTGTATCGGCTTCAGGAAGACACTGATCTCCCTTGCCTCATTTAGAGCTTAACAAGAACAAAATAACATGTTATAAACATACAGCTTTACCACAACAGCTGAAGCATCATACGTTTTTGGCCTGAAGttaatgtttttacaaaatcatACCTTCTGCAACATCCTGGAGCATTTTTTCAAAATAGGGATAGTAAACGCTTTCTACTGCAACCATTAGCTCAGCCATTTTTGCAATCTTTGGTGACTGGAGCTGGTCATGTATGCCCTGAAGATCAGCAACTctgtaacagaaaataaaacGCATAACCAAATAACAGAATATAAGGAGAAACAAGGTTAATGACTATTTTACGCAGAATTTGACTGACTAAACACACTCTCACGCTCACTGGAATTGCGTACCTCTGCCTACATTTCTGCATAACATCAAATATGTTTTTGCTGCAGATTTCAGTTAGAGTGTCCACTAGAGGTGCTTGTTTTTCTCCATTTTCATTTAAGATTACAAAGCAGACAATACTAAACATTACAGAGTACATTCATCAGTTCATGCTTGTGTGACATATAAAATTCTGATGTCGTTGCTGTTAGGATTGATTGTGTTTGGACGAGGTTTGTCAAAACTTCTTGTTTTTACAGGAAGCATTGTGGCAACTTACAAAAGGGACAGTTATAAATGATCAAAATACATCTGTATGTTTAAGTCAgctgtgttttattaaatttaaaCTTTAAAGACAGCACTTTAAATACAGCAACAAAGTCGTTTAGGCAAgccgtgtgtttgtgtgcatatAACTATAAATGGGTACCAAACggcacaaatgtattttttaacaaagaCAGGCTAATTttaatgtgtgtatatgtgtcatTCGTAACTTTTAAAAATCACATCAAAACAGATAAAAACTCAAACGCCCTTTAGTGGACATAGTCTAAAACATTTGTTAGGTTATATAGAATGTACGTATAAGGAAGTGAGCCTGGTTTGGAAATTCCCAGTATGGAAAGCTAACCTGTCTTTCCAAAAGTTGATCTCCACATGTGGAGTTGGGTTTTTGCCTTTAAGAAGTGTCTCAGAAGAATCTTTCTTCAAGACTTTATAGACTCGATTACTCCAATCAATCACAACAGTCTCCATAGAGTAAATGAGGCTTTTATCCACACGACAGCCACTGCAAAACATCAAACAATTACAGCAAAGTTTTATAGCTTAATCACAAGAACAAGTAGAATTTATACTTTTAACAACAATCAAAATATGACCACTTGATAAATCACAATTTTTCTATTTTAGGAAGAGTAAAAACACATTTCAGGAATTACTGACCCCTTTCCTCTTTCATGAGTGGCTTCCTCAAATCTTTCAGATCCTGTAGGTAGGGGAAGTAAAGTTTTGCCTTTGACTTGACCCATAGTGAAACACACACTGTTTTTAAGGGCATCGACATGTCGAGTGAGGTCCAGAGAAACAACACGAGGCACAGCTCTGTGGTTCTTCTTGTTAGACAATAGTGGTACAACAACCTAAaagatataaaaatgtaaattgtaATTAATCACAGGTCAGTGCAGGACATGTTAAACCCAAATCATCTTGTGATGTTTCTATCAGCACTAATTTACCAATTCATCATTTTTGCTGATGCTTTTACAAACACTGAGACAAACTGGCATTTAAGTGCACATGGTAATTGTTCATTGATCACCTGAGCCTTTAAGCATTGTTTCCAACCAAGAGCTTAACCACTACAGAACAAAATACCAACCTCCTGATAAATAGTTTGTAAGAGCTAAGTACATACAGTACcattagttaaaaaacaacacagtgtcacaaaataaacaaaacttatCACACTTCAGatgttttgtgatttactgttttctaaatGATGAAATcaacataaaatgtaaaaaaaaaaaaaaaccgttctAAGAAAATGTAAGTATGAGTAATATAATATGAGTAAGGACACATAagatatagagatatagatACTAAAGAGACTGAAAgctggatttcacaggcagggtcacatacgctgtaaaaatgtattcaaaCATGTTCTGGTAACCCTAAAACACAACGTTCAAATTTTTAATAtaggaaaaacaaaaatagtTTATGCCCTCTCTGTTGACATCAGGCGCTACTTCTCACATTTCAGTACAGCCTCATTTGTATAATCCATTAACAATGGTGAACATCTGTAAGAATTAACACTATATTACACAACCTATTCCAAATTTTAAATTACActatttacattatttaaaaaagatatTTTACAAAAGTAAACTTAAACTAAAGACTACTTAAACTGAAGCCAGGCTTGTCTTCTAGTATGCTAGTTCATTTTATTGTGCAATTATTCAGTATTTGGGCTAAACAAAACTGCCCACTTCTTATCCTGCATATCGTTCTTGCCCTTATTGGTGGCCTGCCAAAGTTGTAGGGTGCACTTGTAGGCGCCATGTTAAGTTTAAATTCGGTGATTATAGGAGAATTGGGGTGTCATTAATTAAAGTTAAAACACCTATGTATGTAACTTTAGGAAGCATGGGGGTCAGTGTGGGAGCAAATATTTTTTGGTTGACCGTATAATCGTAATGCAACATACAGTAACATATTAATCCAAACGCAGTATTTTTGAGCAAACCAAAGTTATTTTCTGCTACAATGCGACAACCTTCAAATGGATGAAGAATAAACATCAAATTGCAAAGATTATTGACGTTCACAAATTTATTGCCTTCCTATTCAGCTTCTTAGCAGTTTCAGGCTGTTGTGCTGCTACAACACTCAcaaatatccatattttttaaatgctttcatttttattagaaaatgaaCACTGTGgatatcattttgtttgtatgtggcctgtcaagaacagaaagattttatgttcgcttgctttttgaaacgtATCTTGAGTGCCCTTAAACGAGCGCGCACACAGAAGGAGGGCGAATTTCAAATGGCGCAGCaaaaacagtcgctccacataaaaatattatgttgtttttcaatgCTCTATTctccaaatgtatgttaatggactacagtttgagacacagtagcgcaactctctctaaagtttacacatcaagagtcctgggctgaatccgaaatcgcatacttgAATTTCACTGAGTACCTACTTAACGAGCGCTAAGACATCACAATACAGCGAGAGCGACTCGAAATCAGAGTTCTCGGTATGATTTCtggaatcactctcgcggtactttgatgaaATCCACCTGTTGGTTCTCGCAGCGGTGCATGAACTCGAACAAACCTAATAACATGCATGAAAACGTATGCGTTTGGATGAGGGACAGGTGCACGAACATCACGATTGCATCAGTAACTTGACAACTCTACTACAGTCTCTGTCAGTTTTACagatattttattacacatttttttagtggacaaaaataagtaaaacaagcaGACTGTAATTTAATATGTATTGTCAGACGACAAGTGATTTATATACACTTTAGTGAAGCAATTATCCTCTTTTATTTCCTTAAAATAAcaggaaacatgaataaaaaaatgaatgaataaaaccattacaataAATGAAAAAGTATAGAAGTGAATACcatatgaaacaaaactttattcaaatgtatttatttaagaaaCTATCACATATTTTCTGCCATCTCAACACAGCTGTGACAATTCTGCagctttattttcataaatcagctgagcactttgtggTATATCCTGGCTCTTTGCGTGAAGTCAGGGTGCTGGAACAGCCCTGTGTGTATGGAAATCACCCGATTGGCTGTCACCAGCTGATTGCTTTGCTTTCCCGTGGCATCATGGGAAAGCTGGGATAGAAGTGTCCATCCGATGCATGCTTCCAAATTTGGGCGGACTCAGTAGGGTATCCCGGGATTTTTCGCCTACTGATTTAATGAATACTGAGGATTCGGACATACTAGATCTGTTCACGTACTATAATTTAGGAAAGTATGCTGTTTCGGACGATACTTAAGTACACGTGCCTCTGAATCTCGCGGGAAATAGTTAAAAATCCCGGTAATTCTCGCCTATCCTTTAACGTATACTGAAGTTTCGCACATACTATTcgttcgcctactgctttttgcctactatatagtatgtcagtatgcggtttcggattcAGCCCTGATCTTTGAAGGGATGATCACGTCTGACTGAAGCTGGACTGGACACATTTAACTGCATGTTTCTTCTTATCTTCTTTCTTTCTCAGTTTTCGTCCCTGTGTGCCAGAGAGTGTAGTACACTGGTTctcaacgttattcctggaggcccactgctctgcacattttgtgtgtctcccttatttaacacacctgattcaaatcatcagctcattaccagagatctccatgaactgaaccGGAGATAAGGCCGGCAGAtaagagagacagacaaaatgtgcagagcagtgggcctccaggaccaggattgagaaCCATTGGTTTAGTAGACCGCTTCCTTTTAGATAAACTCACCAGCAGCTGAGCACTTGCCTAACGTAACGCATCTACCCTCCCACCCGCTACACCAGAGGGCGTATCATATTTAGCTGCATGAAAAACATGCagtttacactgaaaaaaagacTCTTTGTACtaaaaagacaaaatactaacaattcttaaattaagaataATTTTCTTGATAGAAAATTACCCAAgaaattaagtctagtttttagacaaaccAAAACACAATCTGCCactggggtaagaaaaaaaatcttaaacatttttacttaaacacttaattcaagaaacatTTTATTACCACATCGACAGATTTAtcatgttttaagcacaaattcacttaaattgtatttttttgtctataaactagacttattttcataggtcattttgcttatcaagaaaatacatcttgatttaagaatttttagatatttatacaagacaaaaatacgaaaaataagtatttttttcagtgcagtaAGGCATAAATACAGTAGCTTCTAGTGAATATAATAAGTGGTTGCAGGGGTGTGAAAGGTTAAGATAAACACTCACACAAAAACtagacaaacattttaaatgtataaactaCAGCAGTAAACACTGCTCAGTCAGAATATGTACATGAATTTTACTGTCAACTCGTTTATGCAGCTTGTATTTTATAAGCTTGATTATGGGTTCTGTTAAAAGGGATTAATTTAAGGTGATAATTTATTGACAAATGCCGAGAGGGCATGTTTGGTGAAAATACAAAAGCACAGAATGATGCGCGACCGCGTATCCCTATCCTTAAGGGTTTCATATGCCATTGCACGAAACTGGATGCGCGCTCTTATGTGCACAAATCTCCATGAAATTATCTCCGCTCTTGCTCAAAGAATGTGCACACACCTTAAACGTTTTTAATGCAATCGCATACCTCTACTCTTGGGCAAAGTGTGCGTGTGTACACTCAGACTGCGTCTCGTGCGTTAGCAAATCCATCATCGCTGGAGCTCTCCATGATAAAAAAAGCCTTGAACTTGGAGCAGGgagtgctcatgggagttgtagtttcgTAGCGTCGCACCGCGAACAGTTTATTATTTCACATGGATTTAAAGAAAactacaagtaaaaaaaatatatatatatatatatatatattcaaccCGACAAAGTGGCTAGTGGGCTTACCAGTCACAGGTGAAATCTGCCCGCATTTGGCGGGAGTTAATGTTAAGCCCTAATTTATGTATGTAAAGTGtgtttatagacggtttcagcagaaAAAAGTATTTTGTGTAACATACGTAACTTTTGGTATCCTCTGCTAAGAATTAATAAAGTCTTTTTGAGTAGttcatttctgataacaagctaaataaacacgATTACTGTAGTTCATatttcatagctaaagcgtataaaAACTATACCAGGCTAACGTTGATGTgtaaaaatgtgtactataatgtaaacaatgtaatagatacacaatactACTACAAACCGGCCAAATCTTCTTTCATATAGGTGTCCATAGTCTTTAGAAAACCCAAACacttattttcgacgaggtatttgttcaaagTTCATTTTAGCCATTTACTAGTCAGACCATGAAACAGATACCGGAAATGAAGTTCCGAACCAAACGCATTCCGCGCCAAGCCAACGCACATGCGTCCGATGAAATCGTACAATGTTTGGGATGGCCAATGACGCAGCAACACATTAGAGCGGTAACTGCATGATAAACTACACATTCACATGTTTCTGTTtatataattgtttatatttaGTATTTCATAATGAAATGTTTGTTACGGTAGGACAGTAAATAAAAGCGATAGACACCGTTGCTTTGTTTATACGTTTATTTATCATCAGCATTTATTTCATACCACCGACTAGTTTGGGTGCACACTTTCTAGTTAGTGGTTTATTTCCTTTAGTTAATATTTATTTCTTTGAGTTTATGTTACCTGTGTGAGGAGCGGAGGCCGGGTGTTGTTTAGTGCTGCGTGGAATGCCTGTGAAAAAATCCGCGTCTATAGAGAACCGACTGGCAACAAAGACCGTCTTTTAAGTTCCCGGGTCGTTCTATGTTAAAAATTAGCTTGGGGAATGTAAGATGGTTTGTTTGATTTTGTTTGATAAATTATTTGTATACTGATAATGGTCTATTTTGATTATGAATTTTGatgttttcttatttaaaatgtatgtggttgttttacaatttttgtaaaatgaatttatttaaatttacttaaattgtgtTTA
The Paramisgurnus dabryanus chromosome 1, PD_genome_1.1, whole genome shotgun sequence genome window above contains:
- the LOC135734677 gene encoding dynein beta chain, ciliary translates to MNEQESQKVDKRFVFLENRVLLTFQLKPESWQKCLVIEEQRQFIQDFLDKSDHTTLVLSLNSSGQLVPAFGFAGTENNRSVYFCKRSKTALSVDTMRSKLNWGVVSSPLEQFSTTVEQVVVPLLSNKKNHRAVPRVVSLDLTRHVDALKNSVCFTMGQVKGKTLLPLPTGSERFEEATHERGKGGCRVDKSLIYSMETVVIDWSNRVYKVLKKDSSETLLKGKNPTPHVEINFWKDRVADLQGIHDQLQSPKIAKMAELMVAVESVYYPYFEKMLQDVAEALNEAREISVFLKPIQKPIDDLETQDFIKVKGSIVALMHTVCVIWANSKYYNTPARVTVLLQEISNLLIQQARSYLNPEDILKGDVMESLSQVQTAIDVLTHFKSTYEDRKANLSQYQRNEKKVKPWDFSPLMVSVRLDHFLKRLRTIETLLLTVVDMMKLEKVVLGGIRGKSLSQQVQWLHEEFLETYKVFSEKTYDCLDLSNMEFEADVMKFQHKVEDTDRCLGTIFCRGFDDASDLGSSLKVLEMFGSLLERPLIAADAQSRYPMLIKMFDSELNCCKTLLTSQIQAEESQGHMPVPKNMPVVTGGLKFVQQLQERIQIPYNNFRFVNHP